TTTTCAGACCCTGCGGTGACACTGTGTCATTTGTCTTTCCTCCATGAACTAGAGGAGATGCAGACTGACAGAGTGCTCCTGGTGTACTGTAAAATTCTGGAGACTGAACCTTGAACTTGGATTGGTTTGGTTATCCCAACACTTTCTTGCTGTTTGGGGGAGAAGAGACGGGGGACACAGAGTGTTGCTCATGACAAAAGACTGaacctttctttttcctttcaccgAGGTGTGATGGCTTGTTCTTTGCAGCAACTGCTGTCTTGGATTTTCTATCTTGAGCTGGTGGGCAGACACAGTAGGCCGGTGCTGAGAGTAGtcctgtcatggttctgggtcattttgacccagcattttaataataataatggattgcatttatatagcgcttttcgagaccctcaaagcgctttacaattccactattcattcactctcacattcacacactggtggaggcagctacaggtgtagccacagctgccctggggcagactgacagaagcgaggctaccatatcgcaccatcggcccctctgaccatcaccagtaggcagtagggtaaagtgtctcgcccaacgacacaacgaccgagactgtccaagctggggctcgaaccggcaaccttccgattacaagatgaactgccaactcttgagttcttaggtttttgtttatttttacattatggattgttttctgatcCTCTTGTGCTTTGGTGATTATTATTAGGAttctatgtttctgtttattggtGTTTAGGGATTAGTTCTTTGGTTGTGTCTCATGTTTGGACGATCTGATTTCCTCGTGTCAgcattgttcccacatcatcataattaatgttgttccaggttcaacattgcaagtgaccaatcaccttcttgTGACGTCATTCCTTTGCGACTTCGAAATACCCGCCTTCGAGTATTTCGAAATACAAGTGAAGAAGCGAAAAACCGCCGCCTGTCCGCCGAATTTGAAGTCAATTTAGGATACtttcctttaataaacggtaagcattatacatatgttcctcacttggcttgctgtttgtttgctagcgATAGGCTACTTGACGACAGCATTAGCTAACCAGTGTTCTCTAGACCAGCGTTCCCCAACTTTTTGGGTGtttcgtggcccgggggttgggtcaggcaaaattgcagtagcttccctgatcattttacaaacataagTGAAGAGAATCTGGACTAAAAGGCCTAGACTTATGGTTGTGTGCTGAATCTATGAATCAAACTATCACCTGGAAACATAATTAACTGGTCCATAGCTGTGAAACTGGACATGAGTTCTTGATTCTATGGAGATTAACAGTAATccagaaatttacaaatttgtccctgggacatcgcgtagatgttgtccctgggacatcgcgtaaatgttgtccctgagacatcgcgtaaatgttgtccctgggacatcgcgtaaatgttgtccctgggacatcgcgtaaatgttgtccctgggacatcgcgtaaatgttgtccctggaaCATCATGTAGAAGTtgccctgggacatcgtgtagatgttgtccctgggacatcatgTTAAAGTTGCCAGAGACATACCATATGAAAGTTTAGCTTCTTTTAGcccctgtttgttttatattattttatatatatatattttttaatattatatttaatatttacattgcaaaaaaacccacaacaagttaaaatgaattaatgaataTTGACTAATTAAACCTTCGTTATTTTTCCACCAGAAATGGACGACATAATTAGAAGAAGTGTTCTGAATgacgaaaaaaaaagaactggaaaagacacacaactttgtgtgcatgtgtcacaaTGCCAGGAGGACCCATTCAGTGTTGTGTTAGAAAAATTGAACTCATTAACCCTTCATGGacattataaatgtttaaatgttgcctcaggtaaagacaggaaaagagacTATTACAAATTCAACTGCATCAGAGCTGGGAAAAAAAGTCGAAACAGCTACAGAGCAGTGGGCTGTAAGGCCtatgtttcatttaaagtaCTCAAATGTTGGAAAGACCACACAGTCATCGTGCAGCGTACATATGATAAGCATGATGGGCATGATCCTTCGGACCCAAAAGACGCACATTTCAACAATATTTCCAGTGATTTGAGGAGGAAGATTGAGGAACTGCTTTCCCTTGGAACTAAGCCAGCCATCATACTAACCGAATGTCATAAATGGGCCAAAGAACATGGACACAGAGATCTTCACAACAGAGAGCATTTTGTCACACCACGTGACATTGACAGTGTTAGAACCTGCATGATGAGGAAGAAGCACTTTAACTGTGGAGACAGTCAAAGTGTACATACCTTACTTAATGGAAAACATCAAGAACATGTTCTCTTCTATCAACCATACACATCTGACCAAGAACTAATGATTGTTTTGCAGACACCTGTAATGAAATCAAACATGGAGAACTATGCAAAACAGTTAGTATTTGTTGACACCACGCACTGCGTTAACCAGTATTCATTTCCCTTATTCACACTTGTTGTAAGAGATGATCATGGGCATGGAGTCCCTGTGGCCTATGCTATTGTCAGCAACGAAAGTCAGAAAACCCTGGAAACTGTTCTTGGAATAGTTTGTGAGCATTTCCCAACTTCCCCGAGGTAAATAATACATTGACAGCTattaattttgaaataattccttttcaaaaaagttataACATGCCAGAATCTAATGCTATAGCTGCAGCAtgggctgcaaaaaactttcctTTCCAGTTGTTAAAGTTATTCCTATAGGCTGTATGCAGTATTTTATATATCTACTTGTGAgttgaaatgtttaatttggcaTTGAAGTGGTGCTTTGAGatagcaaaaacattttcatactgtttaatctcatttagtgttttctttttttctgtagagcATTTATGGTTGACAAAGACTTTGCGGAAATAAATGCTTTGCAGAAGGTTTTTCCAGAGTCAGCTATCCTTCTATGCTGGTACCATGTCTTGCAGGTAAaccacattgttttcttttcacgtTGTCTAAGATGcacctgaaacacatttttacaacagGGTCCTGTTGTTATGAATTGCCTCATTGTGATATTCACCTACTCAGGTTAATGAATATAAAGGGATAAAATGTTGAGTGACTATGTCCATCCATTTAAGACCACAGTGCACTCATCTTCtggtggctgcttcccaaagctctttttgacatttaaaaatatgtttgccTGGTTGATTTCTGTAATGCACAGGTCCTCTTGTCCAGTGAGTGACAAAGTTATTTTTGGaagtcagctttcttttatgctttttgtacagctgctcctctgtctctctctccagattaactttttttctcttacatTCACAGGCTGTTAATCGATGGCTTTCAAAATCAGAGTCCGGGGTCCATGGGCTTTCTAACacccaaaagagaaatgaaatcatttctttcttttgtaagcTGAAAGCTTGCACATCTGTAAGTGTAATTTGtctatttcacattttgatttcTTGATTACACTAAGAGCATAATAACTTTCAGTTGCTAAAAAAAGTTACAGAGAGAtacaaaatagatttttgaAACAATTTCTAAAACTGGCTTCTTATCTTGCTTATCAAAACAAGTACTTAAGCTGTGCAGAACATCATTGTGTCACCCACTGTGCAGTAGAACTTGTGAGTGGGATTCTTTCACAGACAGATGCTGAAACCAAATATGCTTATAGGTTTAGTGTTCCTTCTTAGCCATTGTAAGGGAAGAAATAATTGCTTCTTAATACAAAAACACGACATATTATTAATAACTTAAAATTCTTAATGTTAttcaataaaaggaaaagggcTTCAATACATAATATTAAAGATTTCAATAGGTCTGTTAAATGGATTGAAATATATTCTGTTGCATCCAATTCTCTTAGGAGGACGACTTTAAAGCCACATCAGCAGAGTTCTGCCAGACATTTAAGCAATACCCTTTGGTGTGCCAGTATTTTCAGAAGCACTGGGAAGGCATTGGCCACATGTGGTGTGACTACGGCCGTCGCTTCAGTCACGCTCGTTCTGAAACAAACAATGTGATTGAAAggtatgatttattattttgaccTCATTCAATTGTATTGCTGAAAAAAAGATATTGTGCTTTAATCCAAGAGGCTAAACTGAGTAGGTTCGTCATGTCATTGCCAGAACAGGTTTTAGGCAAATCCTTTAAATTCTAGCAGCGTTTTTTATGTtatcacaacaaaaaacagagtaggtgGATTTGCCTAAATCAGCTAAACCGGCACAGAGCATTCCTTTATAAAAGACGTGTGCAATAGGTattccaatttttaaaaaaataatacagtcttgattaaaactttaaattccttcagttacagttactaatcatttcaaataactgtttttcagatttttccaccGCCTGAAATACCAGTTTTTATCTGGCTACAAGAATAGGCGTCTGGATGATCTGATTGAAGTGCTCCTAGGGAAGGCCGACGACTACTTGTCAGTCATAAAAACCCTGCAAGATGTGGGCCGCATGAAAAACAGGTTTGCTGACACCTTGTCTCAAGTTTCAGACTCTGCTTCAAGACTGATGGAAAGTGGTTGGGCTCTTAAAATTACAGTCAAGAACAGCCATGGAGTTAATGCATATCAAGTCCCATCTGAGTCAAGAGAAGACATGGTGTATGATGTCTGCCCTGTTGAGTCCTACTGCAACTGTACATATGGCTTACGAGGacttctttgcaagcatctagTGTTACTTGCAAAATTAGCAGAGGCTGACAATGACATCTATCCAAACATGGAAACAGACATTTCTACCTTGGCAAGAATTGCAGTGAAAGAAAGGCATTACTTTGTACACTGTGAGGacttgaaagtgataaaaatgccaagtttgtttggaaatctgtgtttttttgcatCGGCTGAAACACTTCAGTGCACTTGTTGTACGTTCTCTCACTATAACACATGTGCTTGCCTGAAGGTGGCTTGTagccattttaaacaaatgaaaaactctcTGAAAAGTCCTCTATCAACTTTGAATGACACTCCTGTAGTTGAAAGCACagacaaaaaatgcacagaagatGCAGTTGGAAAACTAAATGCTGTTTTAGACACAGTTAAACAGTGGGCATTCATTCCAGAGGGTATTACTCCAATGATAGATGAACTGCATacaaatgtcttaaaaacaaaacaagtaggCAAAAGTATATGCCAGTACGAAATAAAGACGACAGATAATGCACGCAAAATTAGGCCATTGTATTCTAGCAAGAAACGTTCGGCCAGCATCGACATTCCAACAGTCtgtgaaaatgaatgtgaaCAGTCGATAACCACTGAAAGAGAGACATCctctggagaaaatgaaaaccttttggaatacaaaacaaaaaagagaagagttaAAGCTAAGTATATGCACAAGTAGACTTTTGTGTGACATTTCAAAGGGACTGCATCCATTACTTCTGTTTATTGAAACCTAAAGCTGAATAGCTGTCTTAACTTTCTGCCAAGGAACAGTTgaaaagaaattgtttggtCTCTCAAGCAGTTGTTATTTATGTGTGTTATTCATTACTTTGGCTTGGTTGCTGTTTTTGATACAAATTCATCTGTGCCcattgtaatattttcatatgttactatttttatattgctatgcattataaataaaggattacttATTACTATTAAAGGTCTGCATTTGTAATTGTTggtattatttataaaatatgcgCTCTTAAGTTTTTTGCTCCATAAAACGATACCTGTCACTTTTTGGACATAGAGTATCAGTTGTTGAGAATCCTGGCTCATACAAAATAGAAGTAAAAGGTTTCAACATCCAGCCTTTTTATGATTAAATACAAAGTGTAATAACAGAGTTATTGGGGTGTGATTTTGTTAATAGTTAGTCTTAAGTATAAGTTTAATAGTAATGAGTAAGAAAATATAGCCAGAATAATGGAATGAGACTAACACCTGACCTCACACTGAGATTTGGTATGAAGTGGCATGTTTGTGCTAATGCTGACATTGGGGCTCAGAGttcctctgtgtgtatatatttgtgaACGTTAACTTGGCTAATGTCCAAGGGTTTGACTGCTTTCCTGTTGGATTGTATCACAAAGAACAGGGATAAGAGCACCAGTGGCCGTGCACaccctcatctctctccttcacccGATCATTAGTGTTGGAAACCGGCATTAGCTCAGAGTAGATTAGACTTCGGTATAGtgcaagtgatttgattttatgattatttgattcagttttttctgtgttcaagctcaattactttaataaaatatgttgaattcaaacaaataaataaacaaataaactgtgGACATTACCCTTTTAAACCTTTCTGAAACAAGACAGGTAAAAACCAGTGTATAAAAGTTTACATAGGTATAAATAGCTCTAACACTTTACTCCAGCCTGGCGTCCAcacatgtggacatcacattttgggttatttagaccaaaatactaaatcttgATCAACAAGTGCCTGATATACagttatgaggacattatactgcaactgttctatcgaaatttcaaattaatgtcctcatatgtggctctcatttttctcagaaacaaaaattaggtaaaaaaaacaaaacctggtaattctttctttttacattcatcgggttcCAAtcggcccaaatatcaaagagaaattaaaaatgcatgccatggaagattTCGGGTCTTAGGGGGTTAAAATGACCAGACCCCTCCGGCCTGTTTTCCAGGCCACTAAATTAAACCCAGTCAATTACCAATTGAACAGAATAAAAACCTACGAGGTCCACTAATAGTCCAAAAGTCCAAATCTTTAATAGAAAAGACAGGCAGaactcaaacaaacaataatccAAACGAGGAGCATATATACACACTGGAAAGTAAATAATTATAAGTTATTAAATCAGACtaattaaatacagtaaaactaATAAGGGAAGACGAACACAcgggaaataaaaataacagtgtaaacataccaaaactcaaaataaaacaggaaagctaCTACAAACCGAGTGTGACACAATTACATTCATATTGAAACATATgtgataattttctttctttgtagcatttttaagATATGTGTTAGAACAGTCATTATGCTGTTTGGATTAGGAACCAATCATTTTTGCCAAATAGTTAACACAAACTTAGAACAACAATGAACAATTTTCAAGATTCTGatttacagaacaaacaaaagtcacaaaagGTTTCATTATTTAAGAAACAAGATCAAGTTTTTCACACAGGAATGAAATGACAGAATCCAGTGCAGCGGGGCCAAAGGTGTGTGTCAGCAAACTGAAGGTTGAGGAATCAGTCAGCTCATGTTTAAGATTGTGTTGGATTTTGAGAAGAGTCTGTCTGTTATTAGAAAGTAAGATTAACAATGTTACACCAATAACCCAAATACGGGGAAATGACAAATAATACCAAAAAAGATACaactttcatattgttttactAACTTACTTTGTCATATCAGCACTTGAATGGTCGATGCCTTTACAGACCATGTCTGTTGTGACATCGCAGGCCAATCTTCCGGCAAACCCGAGGGCTAGCTCCccagcctcctcttcactcaGAACACTAAACACTGTTACTTTAGTTTTGGCCTTCTTAGGCCTGTCAAGAATCATTGCGGGCAGTTTGGCTTTACGgccctaaaaaagaaaaagtgcaaacacCAAAAGAGcagggagacacacacacgcgcacaaagttaaatgcttttgtttacatGGTGTAATTGTGTATATGTTGCAGCAAATGCACAATTTCCAGCCACATTGTCACTTCATTGATACGAGTAACCCGGATTTATTTCAGGTGACATCAAAATCACGAAATGTATACCTACCCCAATCAAACCTCTGAAAACATGAACTGACATGTTCTCTGCGTTGATTCTGCGCTTGATCTCGTCTTCTGTTATTgtgtaggttttcttttttgagcttGGTACAGATAAGCGACCATGCACTCTGTAAACTGTACTAGTTCCTTCTGAATCAGTTTGAAATTCTGTATCTGCATCGATCCTGTCAacatcatcagcagcagcattatcTGTACTCAGACTTGTGCCGTatacttctgtttctttttctttgtcttcagtctgtgtaccttcatctctGACTGTCAGTCTTCCTATCTCACTGTTACTTGTTGATTTGCTGCAGATGTTCTCTCCCTTAGGAACTTTTCCTTTGTCATTCGCTGCCTGATGCTTTCCCTGATGACATTCTTCACTGGCTACTTCTATTGCTCCTCCTGTATAGCCACCCACTATGCTGCACAACTCCTTTCCCTCTGCTGTGCTGCACTGTGCTGTTACATAAAGAAGAATGATATAAACAGCACTATATCAATTTAATTGTGAAGAGAAATCCCCACAATACGACACAGTTATGTCTAAAATAGTTTTGTGTAAAAACTGGATCTTGAAACGTCCACTTTAATTACACAGTCCTGGTGTGCAAAGGCAAAATTacgaaaaaaaaattcactttaaacatttttggacattGTTTAGTTATATTGTGACTTACTCTCACAGAAGATACAGATGCCACAAACAGACTTTGAACAACGCATGTGCTTGTATGCACCACATTTCTGGCACTGCacctgtgaattaaaaaaaaaaaaagaagaagaaataaacaaacaaaaaacaaatgaacaaagtccATTAAATAAACAATCTATATGGCTAAGGACATGTCATAGTGTACCCGGTCTTTGGCTGCAATCACACACCAGCACTGACTGCACTTCCTAGTTCGATCTgcaaaatataatttgtttAAGTACAAGTTACATTTTCCAATGttagagaaaaagaaggcagcTAATTTTATCTTTACCTATTGAGGAAAATAAGTAGTGGCAAAGTCGGG
The Astatotilapia calliptera chromosome 17, fAstCal1.2, whole genome shotgun sequence genome window above contains:
- the LOC113009142 gene encoding uncharacterized protein LOC113009142 isoform X3, which codes for MSDYLVGVAGPNSIGISSLKSLFDQTNISDEVIDGLIYLQCENFPHIYPIPSQITGKILDGSTRAQSAYFLKKNIFQMYEKLIGACLENGSHWTLFFCDIPKRTIVYMNSFGESEVRKSAVLKNWSSFASARGCAGEWTLSHVSHPHQQDGNSCGVHVIMFAQSLIDGKTQVEEYNTEITKLRSRLCHYLFSSIDRTRKCSQCWCVIAAKDRVQCQKCGAYKHMRCSKSVCGICIFCETQCSTAEGKELCSIVGGYTGGAIEVASEECHQGKHQAANDKGKVPKGENICSKSTSNSEIGRLTVRDEGTQTEDKEKETEVYGTSLSTDNAAADDVDRIDADTEFQTDSEGTSTVYRVHGRLSVPSSKKKTYTITEDEIKRRINAENMSVHVFRGLIGGRKAKLPAMILDRPKKAKTKVTVFSVLSEEEAGELALGFAGRLACDVTTDMVCKGIDHSSADMTKQTLLKIQHNLKHELTDSSTFSLLTHTFGPAALDSVISFLCEKLDLVS
- the LOC113009142 gene encoding uncharacterized protein LOC113009142 isoform X2; this encodes MRGEEEKKELQPDKAPRRLKWMMVAACKKKMISVDYSICFLTDYLVGVAGPNSIGISSLKSLFDQTNISDEVIDGLIYLQCENFPHIYPIPSQITGKILDGSTRAQSAYFLKKNIFQMYEKLIGACLENGSHWTLFFCDIPKRTIVYMNSFGESEVRKSAVLKNWSSFASARGCAGEWTLSHVSHPHQQDGNSCGVHVIMFAQSLIDGKTQVEEYNTEITKLRSRLCHYLFSSIDRTRKCSQCWCVIAAKDRVQCQKCGAYKHMRCSKSVCGICIFCETQCSTAEGKELCSIVGGYTGGAIEVASEECHQGKHQAANDKGKVPKGENICSKSTSNSEIGRLTVRDEGTQTEDKEKETEVYGTSLSTDNAAADDVDRIDADTEFQTDSEGTSTVYRVHGRLSVPSSKKKTYTITEDEIKRRINAENMSVHVFRGLIGGRKAKLPAMILDRPKKAKTKVTVFSVLSEEEAGELALGFAGRLACDVTTDMVCKGIDHSSADMTKQTLLKIQHNLKHELTDSSTFSLLTHTFGPAALDSVISFLCEKLDLVS
- the LOC113009141 gene encoding uncharacterized protein LOC113009141 isoform X2 yields the protein MVDKDFAEINALQKVFPESAILLCWYHVLQAVNRWLSKSESGVHGLSNTQKRNEIISFFCKLKACTSEDDFKATSAEFCQTFKQYPLVCQYFQKHWEGIGHMWCDYGRRFSHARSETNNVIERFFHRLKYQFLSGYKNRRLDDLIEVLLGKADDYLSVIKTLQDVGRMKNRFADTLSQVSDSASRLMESGWALKITVKNSHGVNAYQVPSESREDMVYDVCPVESYCNCTYGLRGLLCKHLVLLAKLAEADNDIYPNMETDISTLARIAVKERHYFVHCEDLKVIKMPSLFGNLCFFASAETLQCTCCTFSHYNTCACLKVACSHFKQMKNSLKSPLSTLNDTPVVESTDKKCTEDAVGKLNAVLDTVKQWAFIPEGITPMIDELHTNVLKTKQVGKSICQYEIKTTDNARKIRPLYSSKKRSASIDIPTVCENECEQSITTERETSSGENENLLEYKTKKRRVKAKYMHK
- the LOC113009142 gene encoding uncharacterized protein LOC113009142 isoform X4; amino-acid sequence: MRDDLISSCQHCSHIIIINVVPGSTLQVTNHLLVTSFLCDFEIPAFDYFEIQVKKRKTAACPPNLKSIRLSAEFEVNLGYFPLINETVTPSQCQVIDGLIYLQCENFPHIYPIPSQITGKILDGSTRAQSAYFLKKNIFQMYEKLIGACLENGSHWTLFFAQSLIDGKTQVEEYNTEITKLRSRLCHYLFSSIDRTRKCSQCWCVIAAKDRVQCQKCGAYKHMRCSKSVCGICIFCETQCSTAEGKELCSIVGGYTGGAIEVASEECHQGKHQAANDKGKVPKGENICSKSTSNSEIGRLTVRDEGTQTEDKEKETEVYGTSLSTDNAAADDVDRIDADTEFQTDSEGTSTVYRVHGRLSVPSSKKKTYTITEDEIKRRINAENMSVHVFRGLIGGRKAKLPAMILDRPKKAKTKVTVFSVLSEEEAGELALGFAGRLACDVTTDMVCKGIDHSSADMTKQTLLKIQHNLKHELTDSSTFSLLTHTFGPAALDSVISFLCEKLDLVS
- the LOC113009141 gene encoding uncharacterized protein LOC113009141 isoform X1; this encodes MDDIIRRSVLNDEKKRTGKDTQLCVHVSQCQEDPFSVVLEKLNSLTLHGHYKCLNVASGKDRKRDYYKFNCIRAGKKSRNSYRAVGCKAYVSFKVLKCWKDHTVIVQRTYDKHDGHDPSDPKDAHFNNISSDLRRKIEELLSLGTKPAIILTECHKWAKEHGHRDLHNREHFVTPRDIDSVRTCMMRKKHFNCGDSQSVHTLLNGKHQEHVLFYQPYTSDQELMIVLQTPVMKSNMENYAKQLVFVDTTHCVNQYSFPLFTLVVRDDHGHGVPVAYAIVSNESQKTLETVLGIVCEHFPTSPRAFMVDKDFAEINALQKVFPESAILLCWYHVLQAVNRWLSKSESGVHGLSNTQKRNEIISFFCKLKACTSEDDFKATSAEFCQTFKQYPLVCQYFQKHWEGIGHMWCDYGRRFSHARSETNNVIERFFHRLKYQFLSGYKNRRLDDLIEVLLGKADDYLSVIKTLQDVGRMKNRFADTLSQVSDSASRLMESGWALKITVKNSHGVNAYQVPSESREDMVYDVCPVESYCNCTYGLRGLLCKHLVLLAKLAEADNDIYPNMETDISTLARIAVKERHYFVHCEDLKVIKMPSLFGNLCFFASAETLQCTCCTFSHYNTCACLKVACSHFKQMKNSLKSPLSTLNDTPVVESTDKKCTEDAVGKLNAVLDTVKQWAFIPEGITPMIDELHTNVLKTKQVGKSICQYEIKTTDNARKIRPLYSSKKRSASIDIPTVCENECEQSITTERETSSGENENLLEYKTKKRRVKAKYMHK
- the LOC113009142 gene encoding uncharacterized protein LOC113009142 isoform X1; protein product: MRDDLISSCQHCSHIIIINVVPGSTLQVTNHLLVTSFLCDFEIPAFDYFEIQVKKRKTAACPPNLKSIRLSAEFEVNLGYFPLINETVTPSQCQVIDGLIYLQCENFPHIYPIPSQITGKILDGSTRAQSAYFLKKNIFQMYEKLIGACLENGSHWTLFFCDIPKRTIVYMNSFGESEVRKSAVLKNWSSFASARGCAGEWTLSHVSHPHQQDGNSCGVHVIMFAQSLIDGKTQVEEYNTEITKLRSRLCHYLFSSIDRTRKCSQCWCVIAAKDRVQCQKCGAYKHMRCSKSVCGICIFCETQCSTAEGKELCSIVGGYTGGAIEVASEECHQGKHQAANDKGKVPKGENICSKSTSNSEIGRLTVRDEGTQTEDKEKETEVYGTSLSTDNAAADDVDRIDADTEFQTDSEGTSTVYRVHGRLSVPSSKKKTYTITEDEIKRRINAENMSVHVFRGLIGGRKAKLPAMILDRPKKAKTKVTVFSVLSEEEAGELALGFAGRLACDVTTDMVCKGIDHSSADMTKQTLLKIQHNLKHELTDSSTFSLLTHTFGPAALDSVISFLCEKLDLVS